The Streptomyces europaeiscabiei genome window below encodes:
- a CDS encoding DUF4153 domain-containing protein gives MSETPSAPPTPEPEVPAPRARAATEESRSGPKAPTDVVPARRAGEPGPTPGGPPPAVPGRTDLGHDDPAPIRTATLWAALATGVLSMMLLGEGFAVNILVVAVPATLAVYFAGRRAGRRPRPWALVWGIGGVALLTVPALRAAEWPSFLAVVTALGAGSLALHGGRTWPAVLLGPVGVFTSLVTGPAWAWQGLRERVGGDRGRLAPLLRALVVAAILLFVFGALFAGADAAFADLLGALVPDVSVSDGPWRILLFSLGLFGTLAAARTAAAPARWDRVQVPAGRARGRVEWVVPLVGLVALFAVFNAVQLAVLFGGYDAVLKKTGQTYAEYARQGFWQLLMATLLTLLVIVVALRWAPRTRSGDRTLVRGVLGTLCALALVVVASAVRRMDMYVEAYGLTRLRISVLTMELWLGLVIVLIMAAGVWGARWLPRAVAVSAVAVVLAFGLASPDALIAERNVERYETTGRFDLPYARGLSADAVPALDRLEEPMRSCVLWDITEELNERHHLPWYATSWGEAEARRILDERPPTPGASGPACGGLEPESYR, from the coding sequence ATGTCCGAAACACCGTCGGCACCACCCACGCCGGAGCCCGAAGTCCCGGCACCCAGGGCACGCGCCGCGACCGAGGAGAGCCGCTCAGGGCCGAAAGCGCCCACGGACGTCGTACCGGCGCGTAGGGCGGGCGAGCCCGGACCGACACCGGGCGGACCGCCGCCCGCAGTGCCCGGACGGACCGACCTCGGCCATGATGATCCCGCACCGATCCGCACCGCGACCCTCTGGGCCGCCCTGGCCACCGGCGTCCTCAGCATGATGCTGCTGGGCGAGGGATTCGCGGTCAACATACTCGTCGTCGCCGTGCCCGCGACGCTCGCCGTGTACTTCGCCGGACGGCGAGCGGGCCGCCGCCCGCGACCGTGGGCGCTCGTCTGGGGCATCGGCGGGGTCGCCCTGCTGACCGTGCCTGCGCTGCGCGCCGCCGAGTGGCCTTCCTTCCTCGCTGTTGTCACCGCGCTCGGGGCGGGCTCCCTCGCCCTGCACGGCGGCCGCACCTGGCCCGCGGTCCTGCTCGGCCCGGTCGGCGTGTTCACCTCGCTGGTCACCGGCCCGGCCTGGGCCTGGCAGGGGCTGCGCGAGCGGGTGGGCGGCGACCGAGGCCGTCTGGCGCCCTTGCTGCGGGCACTGGTCGTGGCCGCGATCCTGCTCTTCGTCTTCGGCGCGCTGTTCGCCGGGGCCGACGCGGCCTTCGCGGATCTGCTCGGCGCTCTGGTGCCCGATGTCTCCGTGTCCGACGGGCCTTGGCGGATCCTGCTTTTTTCACTGGGCCTTTTCGGGACCCTCGCGGCGGCGCGTACGGCGGCTGCGCCGGCCCGCTGGGACCGTGTGCAGGTGCCCGCAGGCCGCGCCCGAGGCCGCGTCGAGTGGGTGGTGCCGCTGGTGGGGCTCGTCGCGCTCTTCGCCGTCTTCAACGCCGTCCAGCTCGCCGTGCTCTTCGGCGGCTACGACGCCGTCCTGAAGAAGACCGGCCAGACGTACGCCGAGTACGCGCGCCAGGGGTTCTGGCAGCTGCTCATGGCCACGCTGCTCACCCTGCTGGTCATCGTGGTCGCCCTGCGCTGGGCACCGCGCACTCGATCGGGTGACCGGACGCTCGTGCGCGGTGTGCTGGGAACCCTGTGCGCGCTGGCGCTCGTTGTCGTGGCATCCGCTGTGCGACGTATGGACATGTATGTGGAGGCCTATGGGCTGACGCGGCTGAGAATCTCGGTGCTGACCATGGAGCTGTGGCTGGGCCTGGTCATCGTGCTCATCATGGCCGCCGGGGTGTGGGGCGCCCGCTGGCTCCCGCGCGCCGTCGCGGTCAGCGCGGTCGCCGTGGTGCTGGCATTCGGGCTGGCGTCGCCGGATGCACTGATCGCCGAGCGCAACGTCGAGCGGTACGAGACCACGGGCCGCTTCGACCTCCCCTACGCCAGGGGGCTGTCCGCCGACGCGGTGCCCGCCCTGGACAGACTCGAGGAACCCATGCGGTCGTGCGTGCTGTGGGACATCACGGAGGAGCTGAACGAGCGGCACCACCTTCCCTGGTATGCCACGAGCTGGGGCGAGGCAGAGGCCAGGCGGATTCTGGACGAGCGTCCGCCGACACCGGGGGCGAGTGGCCCGGCGTGCGGTGGGTTGGAGCCGGAGTCCTACCGCTGA